The DNA region GTTTTCTTTCGGAATGGCCACAGCGGCAAAGGGATATGGCAGTGCGACCGCCGAGGTCGAAGGCCTGCCCCTGGGCGTCGTAGATGGTAAATTCCCCCGTGATTCTCAAGGAGCCGTGATTGTTCACCGTCAGCTTGGTGTCCGCCATTGAAAGTCTCCTCCAGTCCTTACTCGAATTCCCGAAGCGCGGTCCGGCACTGCCGACACGCCGACGGCACGAAGTGTCTATCATAGCAGATCCACCGAGGGACAAATCTTCTTCATCCGGCCCTCGGCCGCCCGCGGAAAACGGAGGCAGGGAAATGGATGCGCAGGCTTGACCCTCTTCGAGGGATCTTGATATACAGGCTTTCCCTGGCGTTGAAATCGGACGGTATTAGACGAGAGTGGAGAGTGGAGAGTGATGAGTGAAGAGTGGTCAGCGGAGGATTTCGGGAACACCCAACTGCCCGATGACCTGGTTTCACTTCCTGAAGAACAGTACCGAGACCCACAAGATGCTTTACGTCCGGATCAAATAACTATCCACTATTCACTGTTCACCTGGCCTCGACGTCGTCCCCCCATACGACGAGGCCGCTGATACAGGGTAAAAAGGGGCTGTTTCAGAACGGGCACTGCGCGCCTTCCCGAAGCGAGTCGCTCAAGAGCGGCAAACCTGCGGGAGCGGGGCCTGAGGGCAAACCAATGGTCCGGAAGATCCATGTAGCCCTGATCGGCTACCAGTTCATGGGCAAGGCCCACAGCAACGCCTACCGTCAGATGCAGCACTTTTTCAGTCCTCCGGCCCTTCCGGTCATGAAGGTGATCTGTGGCCGCAACCGAGACCAGGTCAGCGCCGCCGCCGACCGGTTGGGATGGCAGGAGTGGAGCACCTCCTGGGAAGAGGTGGTGACTCGACCCGACATCGACCTGGTCGATATCGCCACGCCGGGCGATACCCACCTGCCGATCTGCCTGGCCGCCGCCAAGGCCGGCAAGGCGATCCTGTGCGAAAAGCCCTTGGCCAACAGCTTGAGCGAAGCCCGAAAAATGTTGGCTGCCGTTCGCCGGGTCGGTGCGCCGCACATGCTTTGTCACAACTACCGCACGGTGCCGGCCGTGGCCCTGGCCAAGGAACTCATTGACGGCGGTGAACTGGGGTCCATTCGCCATTTTCGAGGTACCTACCTTCAGGATTGGTCCATGAGCCCCGAACTGCCGCTTCTCTGGAGGTTCGACAAGCGAAAGTCCGGAAGTGGAGCCCTGGGCGATCTGGGATCCCACTTGATCGACCTGGCCCGCTTTCTGGTCGGCGAGATTCGCGGCGTCTCGGGCCTGCTGGAAACCTTCGTCAAGCAGCGCCCCCTGCCGGATCGGCCCGCCAGCAAGGGCCGGGTAACGGTCGACGACGCCGGCCTGGCGCTTCTTCGATTCGCCAACGGCGCGGTGGGCACCATCGAGGCCACCCGGTTCGCGCCCGGACGCAAGAATTACAACGCCTTCGAGATCAACGGCAGCCTGGGCAGCCTGTCTTTCAACCTGGAGCGCCTCAACGAGCTCAAACTCTTTCTGTGCAATGATGCCAAACATTCCCAGGGATTCAAGGACATCCTGGTTACCGAGCCCTTTCACCCTTACATGAACTGGTGGCCTCCCGGACACGTCATCGGCTATGAGCACACCTTCGTTCATATTGTCCATGACCTGATGCAGGCCATGGCGCGTAACCGTGCCCCCTCACCCGACTTCCAGGACGGTGTGGAGAACCAGAGAGCGCTCGAAGCGATCCAGGAGAGCGCCGAATCCGGACAATGGATCTCACTGCGGCCCGGGTAGTTGTAGAGAGGGACGATGCCGGCAGTCTGGTCGCACCGATTGCACAACTCAGCCCGGAGGAAGACAATGGCTAGACCCGTCACACTGTTTACCGGCCAGTGGGCCGATCTGCCTCTGGAAACCCTGGCCAAGCAGGCCGGCCACTGGGGGTTCGACGGCCTGGAACTGGCTTGCTGGGGCGACCATTTCGAAGTGGACCGAGCCCTGGAGAGCGACGGCTATGTCCGTGAGAAGCGGGCTCTGCTGGACGGACTCGGATTGAGCTGCCTGGCCATCAGCAACCACCTGGTGGGTCAATGCACCTGCGATCCCATTGACGCCCGGCACAAGGACATCCTCCCCAGCCGCATTTGGGGGGACGGCGATCCGGAAGGAGTCCGCCGGCGTGCCGCCGAGGAGATGAAAGCCACCGCTCGCGCGGCCAGACTTTTTGGAGTCGACACGGTCAACGGCTTTACCGGCAGCAGCGTCTGGGCCAAGCTCTACTTTTTCCCACCCACCTCCCAGAGCCACATCGACGCCGGCTACCGCGACTTCGCCGACCGATGGCTCCCCATTCTGGAGGTATTTCAGGAACAGCAGGTTCGCTTTGCCCTGGAAGTCCACCCGACCGAGATCGCCTACGATATCCTGACCGCCCACCGCACCCTGGAAGCCATCCGGCACCACCCAAGCTTCGGCTTCAATTTCGATCCAAGCCACCTCATACCCCAGCTCATCAACCCCGTCTTTTTCCTTGAGGACTTCAAGGACCGCATCTTCCACGTCCACATCAAGGACGCTCGGGTTCAAGCGGACGGCCGCAACAGCATCCTCTCCTCCCATCTCGATTTCGGGGACCATCGCCGAGGCTGGGACTTCGTCTCCCCGGGCAGGGGCGGAGTCCAGTGGGACCAGGTCATGAGGGCACTCAATCGCATCGGCTACCAGGGGCCGCTTTCCATCGAGTGGGAAGACTCCGGCATGGACCGTAACTGGGGAGCCCCCGAGGCTCT from Acidobacteriota bacterium includes:
- a CDS encoding CDGSH iron-sulfur domain-containing protein codes for the protein MADTKLTVNNHGSLRITGEFTIYDAQGQAFDLGGRTAISLCRCGHSERKPFCDGSHRRVGFQSEVKALRLPPPASGGSRG
- a CDS encoding Gfo/Idh/MocA family oxidoreductase, giving the protein MVRKIHVALIGYQFMGKAHSNAYRQMQHFFSPPALPVMKVICGRNRDQVSAAADRLGWQEWSTSWEEVVTRPDIDLVDIATPGDTHLPICLAAAKAGKAILCEKPLANSLSEARKMLAAVRRVGAPHMLCHNYRTVPAVALAKELIDGGELGSIRHFRGTYLQDWSMSPELPLLWRFDKRKSGSGALGDLGSHLIDLARFLVGEIRGVSGLLETFVKQRPLPDRPASKGRVTVDDAGLALLRFANGAVGTIEATRFAPGRKNYNAFEINGSLGSLSFNLERLNELKLFLCNDAKHSQGFKDILVTEPFHPYMNWWPPGHVIGYEHTFVHIVHDLMQAMARNRAPSPDFQDGVENQRALEAIQESAESGQWISLRPG
- a CDS encoding sugar phosphate isomerase/epimerase, which codes for MARPVTLFTGQWADLPLETLAKQAGHWGFDGLELACWGDHFEVDRALESDGYVREKRALLDGLGLSCLAISNHLVGQCTCDPIDARHKDILPSRIWGDGDPEGVRRRAAEEMKATARAARLFGVDTVNGFTGSSVWAKLYFFPPTSQSHIDAGYRDFADRWLPILEVFQEQQVRFALEVHPTEIAYDILTAHRTLEAIRHHPSFGFNFDPSHLIPQLINPVFFLEDFKDRIFHVHIKDARVQADGRNSILSSHLDFGDHRRGWDFVSPGRGGVQWDQVMRALNRIGYQGPLSIEWEDSGMDRNWGAPEALALVRRQDFAPSGVAFDAAFSSD